One window of the Amycolatopsis mediterranei genome contains the following:
- a CDS encoding Bax inhibitor-1/YccA family membrane protein, with product MRSSSNPAFRNLPGGGTQTYGQYGPPVGFNQPQGGVPGYDPGRATAGEGDRPMTVDDVVVKTGMSLGVALLVGVITGIWAQVQLAETGRLSGALIGAMLGGLIVGFVISLVIIFRRKPSGALTLTYSAAEGLFLGALSGVFEAIYPGIALQAIIGTVGVFIGMLVVYKTGAVKVTPKLTKWIVGAVVGVAILMLFNLVSSLFFGFNPLRDGSPLAIAFSILCIGIAAFSFLLDFDQADRMIREGLPSKWAWYTAFGLMTTLVWLYLEILRLLSYFRE from the coding sequence GTGCGTTCCAGTAGCAACCCGGCGTTCCGCAACCTGCCCGGCGGCGGAACCCAGACTTACGGGCAGTACGGGCCCCCGGTGGGCTTCAACCAACCCCAGGGCGGCGTGCCGGGGTACGACCCGGGCCGGGCCACCGCCGGCGAGGGCGACCGCCCGATGACCGTCGACGACGTCGTCGTCAAGACGGGCATGTCCCTCGGCGTCGCGCTGCTCGTCGGGGTGATCACGGGCATCTGGGCGCAGGTCCAGCTGGCCGAGACCGGCCGGCTGTCCGGTGCGCTCATCGGCGCGATGCTCGGCGGCCTGATCGTCGGGTTCGTCATCTCGCTGGTGATCATCTTCCGCCGGAAGCCCAGCGGCGCGCTGACGCTGACGTACTCGGCCGCCGAAGGGCTGTTCCTCGGTGCGCTGAGCGGCGTGTTCGAGGCGATCTACCCGGGTATCGCGCTGCAGGCGATCATCGGCACCGTCGGCGTCTTCATCGGCATGCTGGTGGTCTACAAGACCGGCGCGGTCAAGGTCACGCCGAAGCTGACCAAGTGGATCGTCGGCGCCGTCGTCGGTGTCGCGATCCTGATGCTGTTCAACCTGGTCAGCTCGCTGTTCTTCGGCTTCAACCCGTTGCGCGACGGCAGCCCGCTCGCCATCGCCTTCAGCATCCTCTGCATCGGCATCGCCGCGTTCAGCTTCCTGCTCGACTTCGACCAGGCCGACCGGATGATCCGCGAGGGCCTGCCGTCGAAGTGGGCCTGGTACACCGCCTTCGGCCTGATGACGACGCTGGTTTGGCTGTACCTCGAGATCCTGCGGTTGCTTTCGTACTTCCGTGAGTAA
- a CDS encoding collagen binding domain-containing protein produces the protein MGWSTRPRAGVRALTGLVAAALLGILSVTAGVPAASAATQQGIGHDVGGQTGFGTVWLGSYVVGGQQVFCVSFLLKAPNTDEQYKPGDELLTKWGEKLPAENAANISYLLLRYGNTKNPDEATALAHLLHSWTAAPRTPDDLNPDLPKDKIAYDAPAHLQYLRDHGMQAAADAVDRLKTDAETNRGPWTASMTKPKGDQHLGEAAEWTATVKNAQGKGIPDVPVKLTATDATLGDGKTDSAAGNASPQAAAKDVTLKTGADGTVTVKLTPTGDQPKLVASLSAPADRPYVRLPVDTTVQRVVSTGGEKELTAQGVVNVAKPGKVQVTKTDANTGAGVGGAVLRITGKDKTSAALGQDGKPLTGTDGKPVVVTTDGKTGGVTVENLRAPQEICVVEASPPPGYTNAYDPQNPPSACGTVQPGETLALTVTNKPNEVPRAIPAGDQPVAQAHGVVETSYSVPGLAGVGLLVLLAAGLVGFAARRASRR, from the coding sequence ATGGGGTGGTCAACACGCCCGCGCGCGGGTGTTCGCGCGCTCACCGGCCTCGTCGCCGCGGCCTTGCTCGGCATCCTTTCCGTGACGGCCGGAGTGCCCGCGGCCTCGGCCGCAACCCAGCAGGGCATCGGGCACGACGTCGGGGGCCAGACCGGCTTCGGCACGGTCTGGCTGGGGTCGTACGTCGTCGGCGGCCAGCAGGTGTTCTGCGTGAGCTTCCTGCTGAAGGCGCCGAACACCGATGAGCAGTACAAGCCCGGCGACGAACTGCTCACCAAGTGGGGCGAGAAGCTGCCCGCCGAGAACGCCGCGAACATCTCGTACCTGCTGCTGCGCTACGGCAACACCAAGAACCCGGACGAAGCGACCGCGCTCGCGCACCTGCTGCACTCGTGGACCGCGGCGCCCCGGACCCCGGACGACCTCAATCCGGACCTGCCCAAGGACAAGATCGCCTACGACGCGCCGGCGCACCTCCAGTACCTGCGCGACCACGGCATGCAGGCCGCGGCCGACGCCGTCGACCGGCTGAAGACGGACGCCGAAACCAACCGCGGGCCGTGGACCGCTTCGATGACCAAGCCCAAGGGCGACCAGCACCTCGGCGAAGCGGCCGAGTGGACCGCCACCGTGAAGAACGCCCAGGGCAAAGGTATCCCGGACGTCCCGGTGAAGCTGACGGCGACCGACGCCACCCTCGGCGACGGGAAGACGGACAGCGCCGCGGGCAACGCGAGCCCGCAGGCCGCCGCGAAGGACGTCACGCTCAAGACCGGCGCGGACGGCACCGTGACGGTGAAGCTGACCCCGACCGGCGACCAGCCGAAGCTGGTGGCCTCGCTGTCCGCGCCGGCCGACCGGCCCTACGTCCGGCTGCCGGTGGACACGACGGTGCAGCGCGTGGTCTCCACCGGGGGCGAGAAGGAGCTGACCGCCCAGGGCGTCGTCAACGTCGCCAAGCCCGGCAAGGTCCAGGTGACCAAGACGGACGCGAACACCGGCGCGGGCGTCGGCGGTGCGGTGCTGCGGATCACGGGCAAGGACAAGACGTCCGCCGCGCTCGGGCAGGACGGCAAGCCGCTCACCGGGACCGACGGCAAGCCCGTGGTCGTCACCACCGACGGCAAGACCGGCGGCGTGACGGTCGAGAACCTCCGTGCACCGCAGGAGATCTGCGTCGTCGAGGCGAGCCCGCCGCCGGGATACACGAACGCCTACGACCCGCAGAACCCGCCGTCGGCGTGCGGCACCGTGCAGCCGGGCGAGACGCTCGCGCTGACCGTGACGAACAAGCCGAACGAAGTCCCGCGCGCGATCCCGGCCGGCGATCAGCCGGTCGCCCAGGCGCACGGGGTCGTCGAGACGAGCTACTCCGTGCCGGGCCTGGCGGGCGTCGGCCTGCTCGTGCTGCTGGCAGCCGGGCTGGTCGGCTTCGCCGCGCGGCGGGCGTCCCGGCGGTAA
- a CDS encoding class F sortase — protein sequence MANHDDDWRGDDWFVDEWHRSTGWAAVDDEPPAGHRDPAAPKRGRGRLLAGFALGAATVLGVEYGSTVVAAAPVTVVTGTALPASGAAGAAAPVPSPSPTATASATPAAPAGQPPSSSSASASPAPPPSLPPQRPGTVRLPGGGTATLVRQNLGPGGELPVPANLGQAAWWGASLDAAGGASVFAGHVNWRGATGPFAELWNERIGAEVTIVDSAGKTWRYRISQLVTVHKNDLAARADYLFGPSGPHRVVLVTCGGRWVGGSDGYEENRVVIADPA from the coding sequence GTGGCGAACCACGACGACGACTGGCGGGGCGACGACTGGTTCGTCGACGAATGGCACCGGAGCACCGGCTGGGCGGCCGTCGACGACGAGCCGCCCGCCGGCCACCGGGATCCGGCCGCGCCGAAGCGCGGCCGGGGTCGGCTGCTCGCCGGCTTCGCACTGGGCGCGGCGACGGTGCTCGGGGTGGAGTACGGCTCCACCGTGGTCGCCGCGGCGCCGGTGACCGTCGTGACCGGCACGGCGCTGCCCGCCTCGGGCGCGGCCGGAGCCGCGGCGCCGGTGCCGTCCCCTTCCCCGACGGCCACCGCTTCCGCGACCCCGGCCGCTCCGGCCGGGCAGCCGCCTTCGTCATCGTCGGCATCGGCGTCACCGGCGCCACCGCCGTCCCTGCCGCCGCAGCGGCCGGGCACCGTGCGGCTGCCCGGCGGCGGGACGGCGACGCTGGTGCGCCAGAACCTCGGCCCGGGCGGCGAACTGCCGGTCCCCGCGAACCTCGGGCAGGCGGCGTGGTGGGGTGCGTCACTCGACGCGGCGGGCGGGGCGAGCGTGTTCGCCGGCCACGTGAACTGGCGGGGCGCGACCGGGCCGTTCGCCGAGCTGTGGAACGAACGGATCGGTGCCGAAGTGACCATTGTGGACAGTGCGGGCAAGACGTGGCGGTACCGGATCTCGCAGCTGGTCACCGTGCACAAGAACGACCTGGCGGCGCGCGCCGACTACCTGTTCGGCCCGTCCGGCCCGCACCGCGTGGTGCTGGTGACGTGCGGCGGCCGCTGGGTCGGCGGATCGGACGGCTACGAGGAGAACCGCGTCGTCATCGCGGACCCGGCCTAA
- a CDS encoding SDR family oxidoreductase — protein MATFLVTGATGLIGRHFTRLLLSRPDEDRVALVVRASSRAKLAALVDQWPHSDRVTLITGDLGEPLLGVSETDREELRGNVDHIVHLAALYDLTADDEASIKANVDGTRAVVGLAADLRAGCLHHVSSVAVAGDHEGVFTEEMFDAGQRLVTPYHRTKFEAEKIVREQDEVPWRVYRPAVVVGHSETGEMDKIDGPYYLFPAINRLSGLPDVLPVVGPDLGDTNIVPVDYVAKALLELVVKPGLDGHAFHLVNPEPQPVVSVYNAFARAAGAPTITVQLGEGLSKRIIGLVKLTEHIPGVTIARDAVMERFGIPPVLLDTMAFPSVFSSAETRKALAGTVEVPRLEEYAPTLWRYWREHLDPFRARKHGPRGELDGRRVIITGASSGIGRATALKVAAAGGVPLLVARRQHELEEVRDEIVAAGGTASVYPADLTDEDSVRKAVDAMLAEHGRIDMLVNNAGRSIRRSIKLSYDRMHDYERAMAINYFGAVRLILAVLPHMSERKFGHIVNVSSIGVQGIAPRFSAYAASKAALDYFSRIAATETHGDGITFTTIHMPLVRTPMIRPTKIYDAFPTKSPEQAADMVMTALVERPKHIGTPAGQAIGLAYTLTPGLTDAIAYQGFRIFPDSAAAGGSGELKIGRGEKHLSRAAMALARLSRGFHW, from the coding sequence ATGGCGACGTTCTTGGTGACCGGGGCGACCGGACTGATCGGGCGTCACTTCACCCGGCTGCTGCTCTCCCGCCCCGACGAGGACCGGGTCGCGCTCGTCGTGCGCGCGTCCTCGCGGGCCAAACTGGCCGCGCTGGTCGACCAGTGGCCGCACTCCGACCGCGTCACGCTGATCACCGGCGACCTCGGCGAGCCGCTGCTGGGCGTGTCCGAAACCGACCGCGAGGAGCTGCGCGGGAACGTCGACCACATCGTCCACCTCGCCGCGCTCTACGACCTCACCGCCGACGACGAAGCCAGCATCAAGGCCAATGTGGACGGTACGCGGGCCGTCGTCGGCCTCGCCGCGGACCTGCGCGCGGGCTGCCTGCACCACGTGTCGTCGGTCGCCGTCGCGGGCGACCACGAAGGCGTGTTCACCGAGGAGATGTTCGACGCCGGGCAGCGGCTGGTCACGCCGTACCACCGGACCAAGTTCGAAGCCGAGAAGATCGTCCGCGAGCAGGACGAGGTGCCGTGGCGGGTGTACCGGCCCGCCGTCGTCGTCGGGCACTCCGAGACCGGCGAAATGGACAAGATCGACGGCCCGTACTACCTCTTCCCCGCTATCAACCGGCTCTCCGGGCTGCCCGACGTGCTGCCGGTCGTCGGCCCGGACCTCGGCGACACCAACATCGTGCCGGTCGACTACGTCGCCAAGGCGCTGCTGGAACTGGTGGTCAAGCCCGGTCTCGACGGGCACGCCTTCCACCTGGTCAACCCCGAACCGCAGCCGGTCGTGTCGGTGTACAACGCCTTCGCTCGGGCCGCGGGCGCGCCGACGATCACCGTGCAGCTGGGCGAAGGCCTCTCGAAGCGGATCATCGGGCTGGTCAAGCTGACCGAGCATATCCCCGGCGTCACCATCGCGCGCGACGCCGTGATGGAGCGGTTCGGCATCCCGCCGGTGCTGCTCGACACGATGGCGTTCCCGTCGGTGTTCTCCTCGGCCGAGACGCGCAAGGCGCTGGCCGGCACCGTGGAGGTCCCCCGGCTGGAGGAGTACGCGCCGACGCTGTGGCGCTACTGGCGCGAGCACCTCGACCCCTTCCGCGCGCGCAAGCACGGCCCCCGCGGCGAACTCGACGGCCGCCGCGTGATCATCACCGGCGCGTCCTCGGGCATCGGCCGCGCGACCGCGCTCAAAGTTGCAGCGGCAGGTGGTGTCCCGCTGCTCGTCGCGCGCCGCCAGCACGAACTGGAAGAGGTCCGCGACGAGATCGTCGCCGCCGGCGGCACGGCGTCGGTGTACCCGGCCGACCTGACCGACGAGGACTCGGTGCGCAAGGCCGTCGACGCCATGCTGGCCGAGCACGGCCGGATCGACATGCTGGTGAACAACGCCGGCCGGTCGATCCGCCGGTCGATCAAGCTGTCCTACGACCGGATGCACGACTACGAGCGCGCGATGGCCATCAACTACTTCGGTGCGGTGCGGCTGATCCTCGCGGTGCTGCCGCACATGTCGGAGCGGAAGTTCGGGCACATCGTGAACGTGTCGTCGATCGGCGTGCAGGGCATCGCGCCGCGCTTCTCGGCGTACGCGGCGTCGAAGGCGGCGCTGGACTACTTCTCGCGGATCGCGGCGACCGAGACGCACGGCGACGGGATCACGTTCACCACCATCCACATGCCGCTGGTGCGCACCCCGATGATCCGCCCGACGAAGATCTACGACGCGTTCCCGACTAAGTCGCCGGAGCAGGCCGCGGACATGGTGATGACGGCGCTCGTCGAGCGGCCGAAGCACATCGGCACCCCGGCCGGGCAGGCGATCGGGCTGGCCTACACGCTCACACCGGGGCTCACCGACGCGATCGCGTACCAGGGGTTCCGGATCTTCCCGGATTCGGCCGCGGCGGGCGGTTCGGGCGAACTCAAGATCGGACGTGGCGAGAAACACCTCTCGCGCGCGGCAATGGCGCTGGCCCGGCTGTCGCGCGGCTTCCACTGGTAA
- a CDS encoding cell division protein DivIVA produces MVPERDPAATALNGLLPLRREYTQAWHGFDRNEVRQYLDHVEAQLRRVLSERDAAAAQAAAATREVESVRQQVAALEARVEELKKPPERLEDLDERMQRTVTLAQARADEIIKRAEVAAEKTWASSTEASTKLRERYTRLVEELDKQADLLHTEHESALAETRAEVQRLTVEAAQRRELLDNEAERKRRKLEREFEASQAAQKAALEKHVADQRTASKNQAERRLAEATAEAKRRLDEATAEAKRRLDEATTQAAQRTTVANRKVERLTEIREQARKSLAMAEDILNRSETQLATLPEEAVIPQASRLVGGDSEAATTPAAPVVPVVQPATPKAAAPKPAPKPAAVPKPAPQAAKPANSNGPATKPANGNGANGNGAKPLSPTGSKPGA; encoded by the coding sequence ATGGTTCCTGAGCGCGACCCCGCCGCAACCGCCCTCAACGGCCTCCTCCCCCTCCGTCGTGAGTACACCCAGGCTTGGCACGGCTTCGACCGCAACGAGGTCCGGCAGTACCTCGACCACGTCGAGGCCCAGCTGCGCCGGGTGCTCAGCGAACGCGACGCCGCCGCGGCGCAGGCCGCCGCCGCGACCCGCGAGGTCGAGTCCGTCCGGCAACAGGTCGCGGCGCTGGAAGCCCGCGTCGAGGAGCTGAAGAAGCCGCCGGAGCGGCTCGAGGACCTCGACGAGCGGATGCAGCGCACGGTGACGCTCGCGCAGGCGCGCGCCGACGAGATCATCAAGCGCGCCGAGGTGGCCGCGGAGAAGACGTGGGCTTCCTCGACGGAGGCGTCGACGAAGCTGCGCGAGCGGTACACGAGGCTGGTCGAGGAGCTCGACAAGCAGGCCGACCTGCTGCACACGGAGCACGAGAGCGCGCTGGCGGAGACGCGCGCCGAGGTCCAGCGGCTGACGGTCGAGGCGGCCCAGCGGCGCGAGCTGCTGGACAACGAGGCCGAGCGGAAGCGCCGGAAGCTCGAGCGCGAGTTCGAGGCGTCCCAGGCGGCCCAGAAGGCGGCACTGGAGAAGCACGTCGCCGACCAGCGCACGGCGAGCAAGAACCAGGCGGAACGCCGTCTCGCGGAGGCGACGGCGGAGGCGAAGCGACGGCTCGACGAGGCGACCGCCGAGGCCAAGCGGCGGCTCGACGAGGCGACCACGCAGGCGGCCCAGCGGACGACGGTGGCGAACCGGAAGGTCGAGCGGCTGACGGAGATCCGCGAGCAGGCGCGCAAGAGCCTGGCGATGGCGGAGGACATCCTCAACCGGAGCGAGACGCAGCTGGCGACGCTGCCGGAGGAGGCCGTGATCCCGCAGGCTTCCCGGCTGGTCGGCGGTGACTCGGAGGCGGCCACCACGCCGGCGGCGCCGGTCGTTCCGGTGGTGCAGCCGGCCACCCCGAAGGCGGCGGCCCCGAAGCCGGCTCCCAAGCCGGCCGCGGTCCCGAAGCCGGCGCCCCAGGCCGCCAAGCCGGCGAACTCGAACGGCCCGGCGACCAAGCCGGCGAACGGCAACGGCGCGAACGGCAATGGCGCGAAGCCGCTCTCGCCGACCGGGAGCAAGCCGGGCGCCTGA
- a CDS encoding helix-turn-helix transcriptional regulator, with protein MKPVEVSVLAADPITHAGAVSLLDNHPDVRLTDLVPDVLLVMEDHVTETVFGEIRAAKASHVVLVVEHFRESDLMAALECGVVAILPRRETGGAELVTAVLAAGDGTANLPPRLQGALLAQVQRMRKDVLEPNGLTLSGLAARECDVLRLVAEGFGTEEIAAKLCYSERTVKNVLYGLMTRCGLNNRAHAVAYALRAGAI; from the coding sequence ATGAAGCCCGTCGAAGTGAGCGTCCTCGCCGCGGACCCGATCACGCACGCCGGCGCGGTGAGCCTGCTGGACAACCACCCCGACGTCCGGCTGACCGACCTCGTGCCGGACGTGCTGCTGGTGATGGAGGACCACGTCACCGAGACCGTCTTCGGCGAGATCCGGGCGGCCAAGGCGTCCCACGTCGTGCTGGTCGTCGAGCACTTCCGCGAAAGCGACCTGATGGCGGCGCTGGAGTGCGGCGTGGTGGCGATCCTGCCGCGCCGCGAGACGGGCGGCGCCGAGCTGGTGACGGCGGTGCTCGCCGCGGGTGACGGCACGGCCAACCTGCCGCCGCGGCTGCAGGGCGCGCTGCTCGCGCAGGTGCAGCGGATGCGCAAGGACGTCCTGGAGCCGAACGGGCTCACACTGTCGGGGCTCGCGGCCCGCGAATGCGACGTGCTGCGGCTGGTCGCCGAGGGGTTCGGCACCGAGGAGATCGCGGCGAAGCTGTGCTACTCGGAGCGGACCGTGAAGAACGTCCTCTACGGCCTGATGACGCGCTGCGGCCTGAACAACCGCGCCCACGCCGTCGCCTACGCGCTGCGGGCCGGCGCGATCTGA
- a CDS encoding WXG100 family type VII secretion target, whose translation MTRLDFGFADLVLDRMGAITGELGELLADLEARVEPELAGWTPEAREEYWRAKCDWARAAGRMPGCLERARAAFGELSSRA comes from the coding sequence GTGACGCGGCTCGACTTCGGCTTCGCCGATCTGGTGCTGGACCGGATGGGTGCCATCACCGGTGAGCTCGGCGAGCTGCTGGCCGACCTGGAGGCCCGGGTCGAGCCGGAGCTGGCCGGCTGGACCCCGGAGGCGCGGGAGGAGTACTGGCGCGCCAAGTGCGACTGGGCCCGCGCGGCCGGGCGGATGCCGGGCTGCCTGGAGCGGGCGCGGGCGGCGTTCGGGGAGCTGTCTTCACGCGCGTGA
- a CDS encoding WXG100 family type VII secretion target produces the protein MPTEDMQRAAACFAYALEGARSCLRDVNSEMAVAQASWRGEASVRFGQAMSDWEQEFDVILSRLRELLEATGGPMPRPRLP, from the coding sequence ATGCCGACCGAAGACATGCAGCGAGCCGCCGCTTGCTTCGCCTACGCCCTCGAAGGAGCCCGTTCCTGCCTGCGCGACGTCAACAGCGAGATGGCGGTGGCGCAGGCGTCGTGGCGCGGGGAAGCATCGGTGCGGTTCGGCCAGGCGATGAGCGACTGGGAGCAGGAGTTCGACGTGATCCTTTCGCGGCTGAGGGAGCTGCTGGAGGCGACCGGCGGCCCGATGCCGCGGCCGCGCCTGCCGTGA
- a CDS encoding BTAD domain-containing putative transcriptional regulator, with protein MVLQLLGPLKAWQGDTELDLGSAHRRTVLAALAMHPNRTVSREELIDAVWGDAPPQSAQGSIYTYVSGLRRALEPGRAKGEGSQLLASIGSGYSLRLDAEAIDVHRFEALREQAQRRHAAGDLRGAREAFDEALGLWQGVPLSGLPGPFAAAQRARLTEVRLATTERRAEVVLESGGHTELVAELTALTREHPFRETLRGLLMRALVRAGRRTEAIAVYTDVRDRLVESSGTEPGPALRRLYDELLEKPVAAPEPKPPPPRPARVPAAALPERAEIFVGREAELDRLHEAVVGLGAGVGRSVWLEGEPGIGRTALLAEVLAAAKDFHPAFAAADALDQRFSLRPLLDALGVHPRATDERRAALAARLAGQSGEDPVDDVLGLVRELCAEAPLVLVVDDLQWADDATLRVWRYLSRETRELPLLLVGACRPVPRPAALEDLRAELDNDDITVLVLPPLTEDATRELATELAGAPAGPGLQLLVSYAAGNPRYVREIIETLLGQSMIVLDGVHAHLDGNACQTIPPPLGSRTTLYLSFLSSGARDTLRWAALLGHEFSLADIAVATERPPTALVGAVDEAITSGVLVESGDRLAFRHPLVRRVLYEKTPAAMRVALHRQLAEAFAAAGAPAERVAEQLAAAPAQVDPWVTGWLLEHIGTVATETPRVAVDLLRHAVTQGTLPPDARETLTATLARLLFWLGREPEAEARSVVARTSDSRRAAEMRWILAYVYYRRGDFAEATAELKRTLDDTDVPEMWRGRHEALLATLEKLGDETALAPAGLHPLDDAALAVPNLDSLDDAAEPLDAARRIAATRAVPGEMHLAGAVHYYWLGRWPAALAELDAVIRGGAETASYVLRSPGSALLVHGVGALIAGHRGEPAQARTHLDAADRREWPPGLEPDGGDFLLAARALLAEQEGRPEAALTALLPLLEDNHPPAARYQWLPDLVRLALALGDRPRVQEALRLLEPEGEVPPAHAAAAAHCRGLATGDPGPVLTAAGHYRVAGRLLKHAKANEDAAILLAESGELAEARTAFRAALTAYTEMGAVWDVRRAEARMGPFGIRRAHAARPRVAAGK; from the coding sequence GTGGTACTCCAGCTGCTGGGCCCGCTGAAAGCCTGGCAGGGCGACACGGAGCTCGACCTCGGCTCCGCGCACCGCCGTACGGTCCTCGCCGCTTTGGCGATGCACCCGAACCGCACGGTTTCGCGTGAGGAGCTGATCGACGCCGTCTGGGGCGACGCGCCGCCGCAGAGCGCGCAGGGCTCCATCTACACCTACGTCTCCGGGCTGCGGCGGGCGCTCGAACCCGGCCGGGCCAAGGGCGAGGGCTCGCAGCTGCTCGCGTCGATCGGGTCCGGCTATTCGCTGCGCCTCGACGCCGAAGCGATCGACGTCCACCGGTTCGAGGCCCTGCGCGAGCAGGCGCAACGCCGGCACGCGGCGGGCGATCTCCGCGGTGCGCGCGAGGCCTTCGACGAAGCTTTGGGGCTCTGGCAGGGCGTTCCGCTGTCCGGCCTGCCCGGGCCGTTCGCCGCCGCCCAGCGCGCCCGGCTCACCGAGGTGCGGCTCGCGACCACCGAGCGCCGCGCCGAGGTCGTGCTGGAATCGGGCGGCCACACCGAACTCGTCGCCGAACTGACCGCGCTGACCCGCGAACACCCGTTCCGCGAGACCTTGCGCGGACTGCTCATGCGGGCCCTGGTCCGGGCCGGACGGCGGACCGAGGCCATCGCGGTCTACACCGACGTCCGCGACCGGCTCGTCGAGTCGTCGGGCACCGAACCCGGGCCGGCCCTGCGGCGGCTGTACGACGAGCTGCTGGAGAAACCCGTCGCGGCGCCGGAACCGAAGCCCCCGCCGCCACGACCGGCGCGGGTGCCGGCCGCGGCGCTGCCGGAGCGGGCGGAGATCTTCGTCGGCCGGGAAGCCGAACTCGACCGGCTGCACGAAGCCGTCGTCGGCCTCGGTGCCGGCGTGGGGCGCTCGGTGTGGCTGGAAGGCGAGCCGGGCATCGGCCGGACCGCACTGCTCGCCGAAGTCCTCGCCGCGGCGAAGGATTTCCACCCGGCCTTCGCCGCCGCGGACGCCCTGGACCAGCGGTTCTCCCTGCGGCCGCTGCTCGACGCGCTGGGCGTGCACCCGCGCGCCACCGACGAGCGCCGGGCCGCCCTGGCAGCGCGGCTCGCCGGGCAGTCCGGCGAGGATCCCGTCGACGACGTGCTCGGGCTGGTCCGCGAGCTGTGCGCGGAGGCGCCGCTCGTGCTGGTGGTCGACGACCTGCAGTGGGCCGACGACGCCACCCTGCGCGTCTGGCGCTACCTGAGCCGGGAGACGCGCGAGCTGCCGCTGCTGCTCGTCGGCGCCTGCCGTCCGGTGCCACGACCGGCCGCGCTCGAAGACCTGCGGGCTGAGCTTGACAACGATGACATCACCGTCCTGGTCCTGCCGCCGCTGACCGAGGACGCCACCCGCGAGCTGGCCACCGAGCTGGCCGGCGCGCCGGCCGGGCCCGGGCTGCAGCTGCTCGTCTCCTACGCGGCCGGGAACCCGCGCTACGTCCGGGAAATCATCGAGACGCTGCTCGGCCAGTCGATGATCGTGCTCGACGGCGTCCACGCGCACCTCGACGGCAATGCGTGCCAGACGATCCCGCCGCCGCTGGGCTCGCGGACCACGCTGTACCTGAGCTTCCTCTCCAGCGGGGCCCGCGACACCCTGCGCTGGGCCGCGCTGCTGGGGCACGAGTTCTCGCTGGCGGACATCGCCGTCGCCACCGAGCGGCCGCCGACGGCGCTGGTCGGCGCGGTCGACGAGGCGATCACGTCCGGGGTGCTCGTCGAATCGGGCGACCGGCTGGCGTTCCGGCACCCGCTGGTGCGCCGGGTGCTCTACGAAAAGACGCCCGCCGCGATGCGGGTCGCGCTGCACCGGCAGCTGGCCGAGGCCTTCGCCGCCGCGGGCGCACCCGCCGAACGCGTTGCCGAGCAGCTCGCCGCCGCGCCCGCGCAGGTGGACCCGTGGGTCACCGGGTGGCTGCTGGAGCACATCGGGACGGTCGCCACCGAGACCCCGCGGGTCGCGGTGGACCTGCTGCGCCACGCCGTCACCCAGGGCACGCTGCCGCCGGACGCGCGGGAGACGCTGACCGCGACCCTGGCCCGGCTGCTGTTCTGGCTCGGCCGGGAGCCCGAAGCCGAGGCGCGCTCGGTCGTCGCGCGGACCTCCGACAGCAGGCGTGCGGCCGAGATGCGCTGGATCCTGGCCTACGTCTACTACCGCCGCGGCGACTTCGCCGAGGCGACCGCCGAGCTGAAGCGCACCCTCGACGACACCGACGTCCCGGAGATGTGGCGCGGGCGGCACGAGGCGCTGCTGGCCACGCTGGAGAAACTCGGCGACGAGACGGCGCTGGCACCGGCCGGCCTGCACCCGCTGGACGACGCGGCACTGGCCGTGCCGAACCTCGACAGCCTCGACGACGCCGCCGAGCCGCTCGACGCCGCCCGCCGGATCGCCGCGACCCGCGCGGTGCCGGGCGAGATGCACCTGGCCGGCGCGGTGCACTACTACTGGCTGGGCCGCTGGCCGGCGGCGCTGGCCGAGCTGGACGCGGTGATCCGCGGCGGCGCCGAGACCGCCTCCTACGTCCTGCGCAGCCCGGGCTCGGCCCTGCTGGTCCACGGCGTCGGCGCGCTGATCGCCGGGCACCGCGGCGAACCGGCACAGGCGCGGACACACCTGGACGCGGCCGACCGCCGGGAGTGGCCACCGGGCCTGGAGCCGGACGGCGGGGACTTCCTGCTCGCGGCGCGCGCTCTGCTGGCCGAGCAGGAGGGCAGGCCGGAGGCGGCCCTGACGGCGTTGCTGCCGCTGCTGGAGGACAACCACCCGCCGGCGGCCCGCTACCAGTGGCTGCCCGACCTGGTGCGGCTCGCCTTGGCGCTCGGCGACCGGCCGCGGGTGCAGGAGGCGCTGCGCCTGCTCGAACCCGAGGGAGAGGTCCCACCCGCCCACGCGGCGGCGGCCGCGCACTGCCGCGGCCTGGCGACCGGTGATCCGGGGCCGGTCCTGACGGCGGCCGGGCACTACCGGGTGGCCGGCCGGCTGCTCAAGCACGCGAAGGCCAACGAGGACGCGGCGATCCTGCTGGCGGAGTCGGGCGAGCTGGCGGAGGCGCGTACGGCGTTTCGGGCCGCGTTGACGGCGTACACGGAGATGGGTGCGGTGTGGGACGTGCGGCGCGCGGAGGCCCGGATGGGTCCGTTCGGCATCCGGCGGGCCCACGCGGCGAGGCCGCGAGTCGCCGCCGGGAAGTGA